Proteins co-encoded in one Echeneis naucrates chromosome 22, fEcheNa1.1, whole genome shotgun sequence genomic window:
- the gpx2 gene encoding glutathione peroxidase 2, translating to MTFIAKTFYDLKATTLEGDLVDFNVFRGRVVLIENVASLUGTTTRDFSELKHLQSKYPHRLVVLGFPCNQFGYQENCSNGEILSSLQHVRPGGGFQPNFTIFEKCDVNGTNTHPVFAYLKDKLPYPDDDSNSLMMDPKFLVWSPISRNDVSWNFEKFLIGPEGEPFKRYSKKFPTIDIEPDIQRLLRLTKT from the exons ATGACGTTCATCGCCAAGACTTTCTACGATTTGAAGGCCACCACGCTGGAAGGAGACTTGGTGGACTTCAACGTCTTCAGGGGACGGGTGGTACTCATAGAGAATGTGGCCTCACTCTGAGGCACCACCACCCGGGACTTCAGCGAGCTCAAACACCTTCAGAGCAAGTACCCCCATCGGCTGGTGGTCCTGGGTTTTCCCTGTAACCAATTTGGGTATCAG GAGAACTGCTCCAATGGTGAGATCCTGAGTTCACTGCAGCATGTGCGCCCAGGTGGGGGCTTTCAGCCCAACTTCACCATCTTTGAGAAGTGTGATGTCAatggaacaaacacacatccagtcTTTGCCTATCTGAAAGATAAGCTCCCCTATCCCGATGATGACTCCAACTCCCTCATGATGGATCCCAAGTTTCTGGTTTGGAGTCCCATCAGCAGGAATGACGTGTCTTGGAACTTTGAGAAATTCCTTATTGGCCCAGAGGGTGAGCCCTTTAAAAGATACAGCAAAAAGTTCCCTACCATTGACATCGAGCCAGACATTCAAAGACTGTTAAGATTAACCAAGACCTAA